The DNA segment tgatttttgtaACCACAGCACTTCTTCTCTTTCCATGATCTCCTCTAACTCTTTATTCAGCTGCTTCTCGAGATCCTCCAAGAACCGATTTCTTCCATAGCTTGGGCTCCTTTGGATTCCTCCAATTCTTCTCAACAATTCTCTTTTTCGTTTATGGATATTgccaaaaatatctttattccATCTCATCAGCATATTGGTGAGGGAAAATAAGGATGAGTGAAGATCAGTGTTCCCATTCCAATTCTCCTTGACgcaatctttaaattttgggTGTAAATTCCACATAGCCTCAAAACAAAAAGGTCTTTGTCTATTGTTGATGAGCTCTGGTTCTAGATTAATAAGCAAGGAGTGGTGATTCGAGTTAGATCTCACTAGAACCTCCACCTTTGCATTTAGGTACCTCGTtctccattctacattagacAGTGCTCTGTCCAATCTTTTAAAGACTCTATCAAGTTTCTCCCATTGTGGACCCTTCCAGGTGAATTTGGTACCTATGTAACCCAAATCAATGAGATTACATCTTTGGATCCAATCAACAAATTTTCTGCACGCATTAACATTCACTTTGGTGCCGCCTTTCTTTTCCATAGGGTCAGCTATCTCATTGAAGTCCCCTACCATCATCCATTCCCCCCTAATCTCATTCGCCATTAATTGGAGTTCATCCCATAGTCTCTTTCGCTCTGGCTCTTGCGGGCTAGCATAGACAGTGGTTAAGAGCCAACTGCCTCTATTACTTTCCTTAACTTCCATATGCACATATTGACTTTtcgatttaattatattgatccTTAGGTCAGGATCATTCCATAGAATCCAAATCCCACCACTAAAGCCTGATGCTTCCtcaatatgataaaaatttataccaaaatttctaataatattaattgCTTTATTACCACTACACCTTGTTTCCAACAACACCACTATATCTGCTTTAGTTTGTTTACAAAGTTCTTTTAGAGTGCGACAAAACTTTCTACTTGCCGCTCCTCTGCAATTCCATGATAAGACTATCATTTGAAAGGCAGAATGAAAGGCAAATACCTTAGTAAGTTACTTTGTTCTGCTCCCCCTGAAGAGGTGCTTCGTTCTCTATCATGTTATGATTCTCTATGCTCATGTGAACATCTTCACATTGCATGTTGCAAGCAATTGCATCCTCATGGCAATctattttctcttgaattttctgCACCTTTTCAAGCTCAATAGCCACCTCTAGCATGATCTCTGTTTCAATAGAATGAAGGTCAGGTGTCTTGGGGTCAGGAGGGTGGTTTATCTCTTCTTCCATAGGTGTTGATATGGCAAGAAAAAAATCTTGTATGAAGGTATCTTGTATATCTACTTGGGTGTTGCTTTGAGTGCATGTCCAATTTTCAGGATGGTGGCTGTATTGGTTTTTGactatttttgttttagaaGTGGCTATGTTATTTGGCTTGTTTGGTACTGGGTTAAAAGGGCTAGGTAGAGGCCCTGGGTTTAAAATGATAGGTTCATGAATTTTCTGGGTTGTTATTGGCTCCTCTGAAGTAGAGTTAAAGGTcttttttggttttgggttAGTTGGGTTAGGTTGGTATCCCGGTCTTGGATTTGCTGGTTTAGAGGTTTAAGTATGATTCTGTGTGTTATGGGTTTCGCTGGAGGTGATCATTTTATTCTCTTTGTTTAATGCCACCGTTTCAatttgaatttgctttgatgGAATGTTCTGTTAACCGTTACTTCCTTCTAGTTCTACCTCATCCTCCTGTGTTCTTAGCACTACATACCTGGTACCACTACCCTAGCCTTTTCCATTCGCTCCTTTTTCTATTCCTCCACTACCCCCTGTAGTATTGTCTCCTTTTGTCCCTTTTCTGCCATGTGTTGATCTTTGGACCAACATCCAGGGTTCATATGCTTCATTCCTTTCTTCAATTACCTGCttacccttttctttttttgaaatatCTGGATTACTTTCCCTTACTCTGTCCACAGTGGTTgtcttctctattttctctacaccctctttttctttctctgtcACCCTCACCTCTATTCCTTCTGAAATTTCTAGTATTGTCTTCGGGCAATTAGACTTCTCATGCCCTACTAACCCACAACTAAAGTAGATGTTATGGATTCCTTCATATTCCACCTTATATTTAACTCCATGAATGGCATATTGAGAGATTAGGGGGGCTGTTAGATCCAATTCCACACAAAGTCTGGCAAATTTTTCTCTACTTTTATCTGCAGTGTTTGTATCAACTTTCAAGGTGCACCCAATCACGTCTCCTATTTTCTTCAGCATGTTTTCTTCATAATATTCAATAGCCAAACCTGGGAGTCTAATCCAAGCTGCGATTTTGTCTATGGTGGCTTCAAGAGGATTGAAATCTGGTTGCCAAAAACGGATGGATAGATAGTGGTTTAGGATCTTCCAAGGACCCTCTGTAAGAGCAAAATCAAGATCCTCCTGAGA comes from the Arachis duranensis cultivar V14167 chromosome 7, aradu.V14167.gnm2.J7QH, whole genome shotgun sequence genome and includes:
- the LOC107458009 gene encoding uncharacterized protein LOC107458009, coding for MDTEKVSHISTSGKELMEEDEDRRNSRKSEVNMEGSQIPEITVEKIERIFNFRINEAAMKELRYPWWDTLIVKLLGRRISLLALIRRLEAMWGKMDSIKVIDLGNDFFIVKFYSQEDLDFALTEGPWKILNHYLSIRFWQPDFNPLEATIDKIAAWIRLPGLAIEYYEENMLKKIGDVIGCTLKVDTNTADKSREKFARLCVELDLTAPLISQYAIHGVKYKVEYEGIHNIYFSCGLVGHEKSNCPKTILEISEGIEVRVTEKEKEGVEKIEKTTTVDRVRESNPDISKKEKGKQVIEERNEAYEPWMLVQRSTHGRKGTKGDNTTGGSGGIEKGANGKG